A part of Pseudoalteromonas arctica A 37-1-2 genomic DNA contains:
- a CDS encoding c-type cytochrome: protein MKKLTAAALLMLATTAYAQPYDNSMTEDAIKARLAPVGAVYLEGDKAAVAAAPTGPRSGEQVYQGACFACHGTGALGAPKSPDDWAPRIAKGKDTLLEHALNGFNAMPPKGTCMDCSDDEISAAIDFMTSK, encoded by the coding sequence ATGAAAAAATTAACAGCTGCAGCATTATTAATGCTAGCAACCACTGCATACGCACAGCCATATGATAACTCTATGACTGAAGATGCAATTAAAGCACGTCTCGCGCCGGTTGGTGCTGTATACCTTGAAGGCGATAAAGCTGCTGTAGCAGCCGCGCCTACAGGCCCTCGTTCTGGTGAGCAAGTGTATCAAGGTGCATGTTTTGCATGTCACGGTACTGGTGCACTAGGCGCGCCTAAATCGCCTGACGATTGGGCTCCACGTATAGCTAAAGGTAAAGACACTTTACTTGAGCATGCACTAAATGGCTTTAATGCGATGCCTCCAAAAGGCACCTGTATGGATTGTTCTGATGATGAGATAAGCGCTGCTATCGACTTCATGACATCTAAGTAA